One window from the genome of Mucilaginibacter ginsenosidivorans encodes:
- a CDS encoding Dps family protein, whose protein sequence is MKPNIGITDANRQAVSEQLAKLLADEFLLYTKTRNAHWNVEGPDFHSMHLFFESQYEQLDETMDSVAERIRQLGHYAPATLKGFLQLTHLAELTERNNDSLGFIRELLADHESIIEFIRGNINPFANEYNDLGTSDFITGLMEEHEKMAWMLRAHLK, encoded by the coding sequence ATGAAACCAAATATCGGCATTACAGATGCAAACAGGCAGGCCGTATCAGAACAGCTTGCAAAACTGCTGGCAGACGAATTTTTATTATACACCAAAACGCGTAACGCACACTGGAACGTAGAGGGGCCCGATTTCCATTCGATGCATCTCTTTTTCGAATCCCAGTATGAACAGCTTGATGAAACGATGGATAGCGTTGCCGAACGCATACGGCAGTTGGGGCACTATGCACCTGCTACGCTCAAGGGCTTTTTACAGCTGACTCACTTAGCCGAGCTCACCGAACGCAACAACGATAGCCTGGGCTTTATCCGCGAACTGCTGGCCGACCACGAAAGCATTATCGAATTTATCAGGGGTAATATCAATCCCTTCGCCAACGAATACAACGACCTGGGCACGAGTGATTTTATTACCGGCCTGATGGAAGAACACGAAAAAATGGCCTGGATGTTAAGGGCGCATTTGAAATAA
- a CDS encoding KpsF/GutQ family sugar-phosphate isomerase codes for MKEIARKVFNIEIESLKYVAASLNDDFTRAVEAILESKGKLIVAGVGKSGLIGRKIAATLASTGTPSFFLHPGEAFHGDLGMVEPNDMVILISYSGETDEVLKIIPFLKWNNNRIISITGNPNSTIAKNSDHHLNVCITREACPLELAPTSSTTATLVMGDALAMALMETRQFQHEDFARFHPGGSLGRKLLVKVKDLMRRDNLPFIDKNASFTELLLRMSEGKLGLVIVGRAELVEGVVTDGDLRRALLHNPDTSQLHIHDMMTTHPVIVDPEEYISQAENLMIEKKIATILVGSVGHKTVEGVYQIYNS; via the coding sequence ATGAAAGAAATAGCCAGGAAAGTATTTAATATCGAGATCGAGTCGCTAAAGTATGTGGCCGCGTCGCTGAATGACGATTTCACCAGGGCGGTTGAGGCCATACTGGAGTCGAAAGGAAAACTGATCGTGGCAGGCGTGGGTAAATCGGGGCTGATAGGCAGAAAGATAGCGGCTACATTGGCAAGCACCGGTACGCCAAGCTTTTTCCTGCATCCAGGAGAGGCTTTTCACGGGGACCTGGGCATGGTGGAGCCGAATGATATGGTGATATTGATATCCTACTCAGGCGAAACTGATGAGGTGCTCAAGATCATTCCCTTCCTGAAATGGAACAATAACCGGATCATCAGCATAACAGGCAACCCAAATTCAACCATAGCCAAAAACAGCGATCATCACCTGAATGTATGCATTACGCGTGAGGCCTGCCCGCTTGAACTGGCGCCGACATCGTCTACCACAGCCACTTTGGTAATGGGTGATGCACTGGCGATGGCCCTGATGGAAACCCGCCAATTTCAGCACGAGGACTTTGCCCGTTTTCATCCGGGGGGCAGTCTCGGGCGCAAGCTGCTTGTTAAAGTAAAAGACCTGATGCGGCGCGATAACCTGCCATTTATTGATAAGAATGCCTCATTTACCGAACTATTGCTGCGCATGTCGGAGGGCAAACTGGGGCTGGTGATTGTAGGTCGCGCCGAACTGGTAGAAGGTGTTGTAACGGACGGCGACCTGCGCAGGGCTTTACTGCATAACCCGGATACTTCGCAATTGCATATTCATGATATGATGACAACACACCCGGTTATCGTCGACCCGGAAGAATATATCAGCCAGGCTGAGAACCTGATGATAGAAAAGAAGATAGCCACCATATTAGTTGGATCGGTCGGGCACAAAACAGTAGAAGGAGTTTACCAGATCTATAACAGTTAG
- a CDS encoding (Fe-S)-binding protein, with product MKIELFIPCFMDQLHPDTAWNTVKVLEKAGCTVTYNAEQTCCGQPAFNAGFWDEAKEVGNKFLKGFSEESVIITPSASCTGMVKNYYNDLFTNTTLHNKCRAVQGNIYELSDFLVNILQFDYFGAELDGRAVYHDSCSGLRECHIKAEPRHLLSKVLGLELVDLVDGETCCGFGGTFAVKFEGISTAMAQQKVDNAMAAGADYIISTDTSCLMHLQGYIDKNNLPIKTMHLADVLAHGWGNV from the coding sequence ATGAAAATAGAATTATTTATACCCTGCTTTATGGACCAGCTGCACCCCGATACGGCGTGGAACACGGTAAAGGTTTTGGAGAAAGCGGGCTGCACGGTCACTTACAATGCCGAGCAAACCTGCTGCGGTCAGCCGGCGTTTAATGCCGGTTTTTGGGACGAGGCGAAGGAGGTAGGGAATAAATTTTTGAAAGGTTTTTCGGAGGAGAGCGTCATCATTACGCCCTCAGCATCGTGCACCGGCATGGTGAAGAATTATTATAATGACCTTTTCACTAATACGACTTTGCATAATAAATGCCGTGCGGTGCAAGGCAATATTTATGAGCTATCGGATTTTTTGGTGAATATCCTGCAATTCGATTACTTCGGCGCCGAACTGGATGGCCGCGCCGTTTACCACGACAGTTGCAGCGGCCTCCGCGAATGCCATATCAAAGCGGAGCCCCGCCATTTACTGAGCAAGGTGCTTGGGTTGGAGTTAGTGGACCTTGTGGACGGTGAAACTTGTTGCGGTTTCGGCGGTACTTTTGCCGTAAAATTTGAGGGCATATCAACAGCAATGGCCCAGCAAAAGGTCGACAATGCAATGGCCGCCGGGGCCGATTATATTATCTCGACCGATACCAGCTGCCTGATGCATTTGCAGGGATATATCGATAAAAACAACCTGCCCATAAAAACCATGCACCTGGCCGATGTGCTGGCGCATGGGTGGGGGAACGTGTAG
- a CDS encoding metallophosphoesterase family protein — translation MRVLRYSLLLFAFFLPFLALAQERKTVIAFASDTQEPMWVEKLFLKADHNPEATKLVFGDVDQLHPSAFFILGDVVSLGKSNKAWKNIDGYIRQTTHDSIPVYATLGNHEVMFNTKKGTKNFQTRFPMYNPAGYTEVVDSVAVILLNSNFATMTREEADNQNTWYQNKLKALDDDPAIRFVIVGCHHSPYTNSRIVKPSVPVQENFVPPFVRSKKCVLFLSGHSHNFERFKVDGKDFLVIGGGGGLHQPLNSNNDHMHDLAESYKPAFHYLEVRRLGDTLQITSRELRNDFSGFDDGLNLSVHF, via the coding sequence ATGCGCGTCCTTCGTTATTCTTTACTATTGTTCGCATTCTTTTTGCCATTCTTAGCGTTGGCCCAGGAAAGAAAGACGGTAATAGCCTTCGCCAGCGATACCCAGGAACCGATGTGGGTTGAGAAGCTCTTCCTGAAGGCCGACCATAACCCGGAGGCCACCAAACTTGTTTTCGGGGATGTCGATCAACTGCATCCCTCAGCTTTTTTTATACTGGGCGATGTGGTTTCCCTTGGTAAAAGCAATAAAGCCTGGAAAAACATCGACGGTTATATCCGGCAGACTACGCACGATTCAATACCCGTGTATGCCACGCTCGGCAACCATGAGGTGATGTTCAACACCAAAAAAGGAACGAAGAATTTCCAGACAAGGTTCCCGATGTACAACCCCGCCGGCTATACCGAAGTTGTAGATTCAGTTGCGGTAATACTACTCAATTCCAATTTTGCCACAATGACGAGAGAAGAGGCCGATAATCAAAATACCTGGTACCAAAATAAACTCAAAGCACTGGACGACGACCCTGCCATCCGGTTTGTTATCGTCGGATGCCATCATTCGCCCTACACTAACAGCCGTATCGTAAAGCCTTCCGTTCCTGTGCAGGAGAATTTTGTGCCGCCTTTCGTAAGATCCAAAAAGTGTGTGTTATTTCTTTCGGGCCATTCACATAATTTTGAACGCTTTAAAGTTGATGGCAAAGATTTTTTGGTAATTGGGGGTGGTGGCGGACTGCACCAGCCCCTCAACAGTAACAACGATCACATGCATGACCTTGCTGAAAGCTATAAGCCGGCTTTTCATTACCTTGAAGTAAGGCGGTTGGGGGATACGTTACAAATTACATCGCGCGAGCTTCGTAACGACTTTTCCGGTTTCGATGATGGATTAAATTTGAGCGTGCATTTTTAG
- a CDS encoding ABC transporter substrate-binding protein translates to MNRAVELSSTPRKIISIVPSQTELLFDLGLDKEIIGITKFCIQPAAKVEQKVKVGGTKQLNISLIKELNPGLIIGNKEENEQAQIEELMELFPVWMSDISDLDGALDMIRKVGELVGKDAEAGTLLSRIEQQFNVTIQQSDLRTAYLIWRKPYMVAGKGTFIEDMLQKCGLVNAFNGDRYPEISNEQLITAKPDVVLLSSEPYPFRDKHIREFESLLPNAKVKLVDGELFSWYGSRLLHAPEYFKELLNSLQSE, encoded by the coding sequence ATGAATAGGGCAGTGGAGCTATCCTCCACGCCAAGAAAGATCATCTCCATCGTACCTTCCCAAACGGAATTATTGTTCGACCTTGGGCTGGACAAGGAAATTATCGGCATTACTAAATTCTGCATACAACCCGCCGCTAAAGTTGAACAAAAAGTAAAGGTAGGAGGCACCAAACAGCTTAATATCAGCTTAATAAAAGAACTAAATCCCGGCCTTATAATCGGAAACAAAGAAGAGAACGAACAGGCTCAAATTGAGGAATTGATGGAACTTTTCCCTGTATGGATGAGCGATATAAGCGACCTCGACGGGGCACTGGATATGATCCGGAAGGTGGGGGAGCTTGTTGGAAAAGATGCGGAAGCCGGAACTTTGTTAAGCAGGATTGAACAACAATTTAACGTAACAATTCAACAATCTGACCTGCGTACCGCTTACCTGATATGGCGCAAACCATATATGGTTGCCGGTAAGGGAACATTTATCGAAGATATGCTGCAAAAGTGCGGTCTGGTGAATGCTTTTAACGGTGACAGGTATCCCGAAATATCCAATGAACAATTGATAACAGCAAAGCCAGATGTGGTATTGCTGTCGTCAGAACCGTACCCGTTCAGGGACAAACATATTCGGGAGTTCGAATCCCTTCTACCGAACGCCAAGGTAAAACTGGTGGATGGTGAGTTATTTTCGTGGTATGGGAGCAGGCTTTTGCATGCACCGGAATACTTTAAAGAACTGCTTAACAGTCTTCAATCGGAGTAA
- the hscB gene encoding Fe-S protein assembly co-chaperone HscB codes for MINYFEFYNIPESFHPDVASLKNKFYELSKQYHPDFYANEADEKQQEILELSTINNKAWQTLSDPAKRLEYILRQHELLVDGAKPQLPSDFLMEMMDVNERLMEVDDAEQLAAINNEVMAVDDDINTQLHKLTSDYHTLDDTAKESRLNEILDIYYRQKYLLRIKESLNTFAARF; via the coding sequence ATGATCAACTACTTCGAATTCTATAATATTCCCGAATCTTTTCACCCTGATGTCGCTTCACTCAAAAATAAATTTTATGAACTTAGCAAGCAATATCACCCCGACTTCTACGCCAACGAAGCTGATGAGAAGCAGCAGGAAATACTCGAGCTTTCAACCATAAACAATAAAGCCTGGCAAACACTGTCCGATCCGGCCAAACGCCTGGAGTATATCCTGCGCCAGCACGAATTACTGGTTGACGGCGCCAAGCCTCAGCTGCCTTCTGATTTCCTGATGGAAATGATGGACGTTAACGAACGCCTGATGGAGGTAGATGATGCTGAACAGTTAGCTGCTATTAATAATGAAGTGATGGCAGTTGATGATGATATTAACACCCAACTGCATAAACTAACCTCTGATTATCACACCCTTGATGACACAGCCAAAGAAAGCCGCCTGAACGAAATACTGGATATTTACTATCGCCAAAAATATTTGTTGCGGATTAAAGAGAGTTTAAATACATTTGCAGCCCGATTCTGA
- a CDS encoding DUF5990 family protein: MNDDLHLRIILISPPADVDFGLQSGSGNKYKTVQKQVSGNGDLLFVLSVKIKNDKDGNIDFAGPFVQGSKGERFIYIDIGTYAGNPESEWGRRLKIPLRDIPVSVIEKLQPDNKLILETRVPGMGKDGGPNCATVKPFEGWHAVPV; this comes from the coding sequence ATGAATGATGACCTGCATTTGCGTATTATACTGATCAGCCCGCCGGCGGATGTTGATTTTGGCCTGCAATCAGGCTCGGGAAATAAGTATAAAACTGTGCAAAAACAGGTATCTGGCAACGGAGACCTGTTATTTGTATTATCCGTAAAAATAAAAAATGATAAGGACGGTAACATCGATTTTGCCGGGCCTTTTGTACAAGGTAGTAAAGGCGAAAGGTTTATATACATCGATATAGGCACTTATGCCGGTAACCCGGAATCGGAATGGGGACGGCGACTAAAAATCCCTTTAAGGGATATACCAGTTAGTGTTATTGAAAAATTGCAGCCTGACAATAAATTGATACTGGAAACACGCGTGCCGGGCATGGGAAAGGATGGCGGACCAAACTGTGCGACAGTGAAGCCTTTTGAAGGATGGCACGCGGTGCCCGTATAA
- a CDS encoding bleomycin resistance protein, protein MSIRIVPVFKVRDLRQAIAFYTKVLDFELPYAEEDAYQWGGADLVKGGSELQLTTYESDSLFGSVVNIWVDDVDDLFQKYISRGLDTSRKKESPVHQGPLNQTWGTREFYVTDSDGNTLRFCKVL, encoded by the coding sequence ATGAGCATAAGAATAGTCCCCGTATTCAAGGTCCGCGACCTTAGACAAGCCATAGCATTTTACACCAAAGTGCTGGATTTTGAATTGCCGTATGCAGAAGAAGACGCGTATCAATGGGGAGGCGCCGACCTGGTAAAAGGCGGCTCGGAACTACAACTGACCACCTATGAAAGCGATAGCCTGTTTGGCTCGGTGGTAAATATTTGGGTGGATGATGTGGATGACCTGTTCCAAAAATATATCAGCAGGGGCCTTGATACCTCGCGCAAAAAAGAATCCCCCGTGCACCAGGGTCCGCTTAACCAAACATGGGGCACACGGGAGTTTTATGTAACCGACAGCGACGGCAATACACTGCGGTTCTGTAAGGTATTGTAG
- a CDS encoding VOC family protein has product MQQITPFLWFENQAEEAMNFYLSVFKDSKVTRINRYGEAGPGTPGDVMYVEFELNGVGFAALNGGPLFKFSPATSFFIRCETQEEVDHYWEKLGDGGKTNQCGWLDDKFGVTWQVVPNVMGQYLNDPDPEKVSAVMKAMMQMTKFDIAKLHEAYEQA; this is encoded by the coding sequence ATGCAACAGATCACCCCTTTCCTTTGGTTTGAGAACCAGGCCGAGGAAGCCATGAATTTTTATCTTTCCGTATTTAAAGATTCAAAAGTTACCCGAATAAACCGCTATGGCGAAGCAGGCCCCGGCACGCCCGGCGATGTCATGTACGTCGAATTTGAATTGAATGGGGTCGGTTTTGCGGCGCTTAACGGCGGCCCCTTATTTAAATTTTCTCCTGCCACGTCTTTTTTTATTCGTTGCGAAACCCAGGAGGAAGTGGATCATTACTGGGAAAAGCTGGGCGACGGCGGTAAAACCAATCAATGCGGCTGGCTCGATGATAAATTTGGCGTTACCTGGCAGGTGGTACCTAATGTTATGGGCCAATATCTCAACGATCCGGATCCTGAAAAAGTAAGCGCGGTAATGAAAGCTATGATGCAAATGACTAAATTCGACATAGCAAAATTGCATGAAGCCTATGAGCAGGCATAA
- a CDS encoding DinB family protein translates to MKLLPTDGLILRHLWDNFLMMKELICSLPEEKHYHRYAPGKWSIKETLVHIVDDERIFAYRALRFARGEQNNLIGFDQDSYAALSEADSRDLDNIFEEYEAIRRSTIAMFNGLPENSLMRMGHGTGTFNDATVRALAYHIAGHELHHFNLLKEKYLA, encoded by the coding sequence ATGAAACTGCTGCCGACCGACGGGCTTATACTCAGGCATCTCTGGGATAATTTTTTGATGATGAAGGAATTGATCTGTTCGCTGCCTGAAGAGAAGCATTATCATCGTTACGCCCCCGGGAAATGGAGCATTAAGGAGACACTGGTGCATATTGTGGACGACGAACGGATATTTGCTTACCGCGCACTCCGTTTCGCCCGCGGTGAACAAAATAACCTGATAGGTTTTGACCAGGACAGCTACGCCGCTTTATCCGAAGCGGATAGCCGTGATCTTGATAATATATTCGAAGAATATGAAGCGATAAGGAGATCGACCATTGCCATGTTCAACGGTCTGCCGGAAAACTCGCTCATGCGGATGGGACACGGCACAGGTACTTTTAACGACGCTACCGTACGTGCTTTGGCTTATCACATAGCAGGCCATGAATTGCACCATTTTAACCTGTTAAAAGAAAAATACCTGGCTTAA
- a CDS encoding HAD-IIA family hydrolase, with amino-acid sequence MKHGLLIDMDGVIYSGETLIEGADKFIKRLLDDNIPFTFMTNNSQRTRLETVRKLKRLGIEVTEDHVYTSAMATGKFLGDQSPSGTTAYVLGEGGLLTSLHENGVTLVDSDPEFVVLGEGRNFTLEMVQRAVDMILGGAKFITTNRDPSPKKPGWNNLGIAATTAMIEEATGRKAFVTGKPSPVMMRSARKYLGLETAETTVIGDTMETDIQGGVQMGYKTILVLSGIAIKENLSHYAFKPDVVVGSVDKIRFPLKWW; translated from the coding sequence ATGAAACACGGACTCCTGATTGACATGGACGGTGTTATCTACAGCGGCGAAACGCTGATAGAAGGCGCTGATAAATTTATAAAACGCCTGCTCGACGATAATATACCCTTTACCTTTATGACCAACAACAGCCAGCGTACGCGTTTGGAGACGGTTCGTAAACTGAAACGGCTGGGTATCGAGGTAACCGAAGATCACGTATACACCAGCGCTATGGCCACAGGTAAATTCCTGGGCGACCAAAGCCCCAGTGGTACCACGGCCTATGTTTTGGGCGAAGGTGGTCTGCTGACAAGTCTGCACGAGAACGGCGTTACTTTGGTTGACTCCGATCCCGAGTTTGTGGTATTGGGCGAAGGCCGGAATTTTACTTTGGAAATGGTACAGCGTGCCGTTGATATGATATTGGGCGGCGCCAAATTCATCACCACCAACCGCGACCCATCACCAAAAAAACCGGGCTGGAACAACCTGGGTATTGCCGCTACCACCGCAATGATAGAAGAAGCTACCGGCCGCAAAGCTTTTGTAACCGGCAAGCCAAGCCCGGTAATGATGCGCTCGGCACGGAAGTACCTCGGGCTTGAAACTGCGGAAACCACGGTTATTGGCGATACTATGGAAACCGATATACAGGGTGGTGTTCAGATGGGTTATAAAACCATTCTTGTATTGTCGGGCATAGCTATTAAGGAAAATTTAAGCCATTATGCTTTCAAGCCTGATGTAGTTGTAGGCTCGGTAGATAAGATACGTTTTCCGCTTAAATGGTGGTGA
- a CDS encoding iron chaperone, whose protein sequence is MSRHNEITPKTIDEYIAMQPEAFRPALHELRSIIRSLAPQAIESISYQVPCFKHHYMLVGIGVNRNFSSLYTMSPPLVKKMKDDLKGVKLSGATIHFSPGVPLPVALIEKIVRARIQENEVKAMSKK, encoded by the coding sequence ATGAGCAGGCATAACGAGATAACTCCAAAAACTATCGACGAATATATAGCCATGCAGCCCGAAGCTTTCCGGCCCGCGCTGCATGAGCTTCGTTCCATCATCAGGAGCCTGGCCCCGCAGGCTATCGAATCTATCAGCTACCAGGTGCCATGCTTTAAACATCATTATATGCTGGTTGGTATCGGCGTTAATAGAAATTTCTCCAGCTTATATACCATGAGCCCGCCGCTGGTGAAGAAAATGAAGGACGACCTGAAGGGAGTAAAACTTTCCGGCGCAACTATTCATTTTTCGCCGGGCGTACCGCTGCCGGTTGCGCTTATAGAAAAAATTGTGAGAGCAAGGATACAGGAGAACGAGGTAAAGGCCATGTCAAAAAAATAG
- a CDS encoding VOC family protein has protein sequence MEHKAKSIRPFIGAKNFEISRSFYRDLGFEEKVLFPNMSLFTSGGLGFYLQDGYVKDWIDNLMVFMEVDDVDRFWNELTTLDLPSKYKGVRLTPVKSYDWGRECFVHDPSGVLWHFGEFSR, from the coding sequence ATGGAACATAAAGCTAAATCGATCCGGCCCTTTATCGGGGCAAAAAACTTTGAGATATCCCGTAGTTTTTACCGCGACCTGGGGTTTGAAGAAAAAGTTTTATTTCCAAACATGTCGTTATTCACAAGCGGCGGGCTCGGCTTTTACCTGCAGGACGGTTACGTGAAAGATTGGATAGATAACCTGATGGTATTTATGGAAGTTGACGATGTCGATCGCTTTTGGAACGAATTGACGACGTTGGACCTGCCATCGAAATACAAAGGTGTGCGGTTAACCCCGGTCAAAAGCTACGACTGGGGCCGTGAATGTTTTGTGCACGATCCTTCGGGAGTGCTTTGGCATTTCGGGGAGTTTTCCCGGTAG
- a CDS encoding SHOCT domain-containing protein: MKRIILALLFIAPIAAFSQTLKEYKASNGKTYHPGDTVRVGLGSMQDGSFKYVLINQLLPGPPDPRRSGGISARKDMSGGGYVIKKIKNAKQFTSGQEKVVFTIRTGGLPTCDIWIEEAIASCEVTPCNDNRSNNASPQFSVADELTKLKKLLDNGAITQKEYDAQKKKLLGE, from the coding sequence ATGAAACGTATTATCCTGGCACTGTTGTTTATAGCGCCTATCGCGGCGTTTTCGCAAACTTTAAAAGAATACAAGGCCTCCAACGGGAAAACCTATCATCCAGGCGATACCGTGCGCGTAGGACTTGGCTCAATGCAGGACGGTAGTTTTAAATATGTGCTCATCAACCAGTTGCTGCCCGGTCCGCCCGACCCGCGGCGCAGTGGCGGCATAAGCGCCCGCAAGGACATGTCGGGCGGGGGATATGTCATCAAGAAGATCAAGAACGCCAAACAATTTACCAGCGGCCAGGAGAAAGTGGTTTTCACCATCCGCACCGGCGGCCTGCCTACCTGCGATATCTGGATAGAAGAGGCCATTGCATCGTGCGAGGTTACACCCTGCAACGATAACAGATCCAACAACGCATCGCCGCAGTTCAGCGTAGCGGATGAGCTTACCAAACTTAAAAAGCTGCTCGACAATGGCGCCATCACCCAAAAGGAGTACGATGCCCAAAAGAAGAAGTTATTGGGAGAATAA
- the kdsA gene encoding 3-deoxy-8-phosphooctulonate synthase: protein MNLFEQIRQKPFFILGPCVMENQDLLYTVAEKVAEIGQKYPVTVIFKSSFDKANRTSIHSYRGPGLEKGMEMLQNVKERFDLPVTTDIHEPGQAAVAAEVVDILQIPAFLCRQTDLLVAAAKTGKIVNVKKAQFLSGQDMFYPAQKVIEAGNEQVILTERGNMYGYNNLVVDFRNIYDLKKFGHPVCMDCTHSVQRPGGAGGKTGGDRTFVPMMALAAKAFGADGYFMETHPDPDNALSDGPNMVKLHQLEEAIKPLLS, encoded by the coding sequence ATGAATTTATTCGAACAGATACGGCAAAAGCCGTTCTTTATATTAGGGCCCTGCGTTATGGAAAACCAGGACCTGCTTTATACGGTCGCCGAAAAAGTAGCCGAAATAGGGCAGAAATATCCCGTTACGGTGATTTTTAAATCGTCATTTGATAAGGCTAACCGCACTTCAATACATTCGTACCGCGGGCCGGGCTTGGAGAAGGGTATGGAGATGCTGCAAAATGTTAAAGAGCGTTTTGATCTGCCGGTTACCACGGATATACACGAGCCCGGGCAGGCTGCTGTAGCTGCCGAAGTTGTTGATATTTTACAAATACCGGCCTTTTTGTGCCGGCAGACCGATCTGCTGGTGGCCGCAGCAAAAACAGGGAAGATAGTGAACGTTAAAAAAGCGCAGTTTCTTTCGGGGCAGGATATGTTTTACCCCGCTCAGAAAGTAATAGAAGCAGGCAACGAGCAGGTTATACTGACAGAGCGCGGCAATATGTACGGTTATAATAATCTTGTAGTGGACTTCAGGAATATTTACGATTTGAAAAAATTTGGTCACCCGGTGTGTATGGATTGCACGCATTCGGTACAGCGGCCCGGGGGAGCAGGGGGGAAAACCGGGGGCGACCGTACTTTCGTGCCGATGATGGCCCTTGCCGCAAAAGCCTTTGGAGCCGACGGTTACTTTATGGAAACCCATCCCGACCCGGATAACGCGCTGAGCGACGGGCCGAATATGGTAAAATTGCATCAATTGGAAGAGGCAATCAAACCTTTGTTATCTTAG
- a CDS encoding MFS transporter codes for MQPKNNKRTIRAWAFFDWANSAYNLVITSTIFPAYYVAITDPKKIGGMVTFFGHKFVNTALQDYVLAAAYMVVALLLPILTSIADYRGNKKIFMQFFTWMGAISCGMLYFFNIDTLEQSMIFFGLAAIGYSGGFVFYNSYLPEIASLDMQDKVSAKGFTYGYIGSVILQLICFFFVLVTPFGMTQGSASKLSFLLVGIWWIGFAFIPFIILPKGSPNAKTHTHDILRGGFIELGKVWRQVKNMPILKRYLPAFFFYSMGVQTIMLVAASFAAKELGMDKTQLITTILIIQIVAIGGATLMSRLSDKHGNIKVLAWVVAIWILVCIGAYFTTTNIEFFILAGVVGLVMGGIQSLSRSTYSKLIPQDIPDSASFFSFYDVAEKLAIVGGMFSFGLIDDLTGSMRNSALVLCVYFIVGLILLLSLLKLTRRAGVENK; via the coding sequence ATGCAACCTAAAAACAATAAACGCACCATACGTGCCTGGGCCTTTTTCGATTGGGCCAATTCAGCATATAACCTGGTCATCACTTCCACCATCTTTCCTGCCTATTATGTGGCCATTACCGATCCAAAAAAGATAGGAGGGATGGTGACCTTTTTCGGGCATAAGTTTGTGAATACTGCCCTGCAGGACTATGTGCTTGCCGCAGCTTACATGGTGGTAGCTTTATTGTTGCCCATCCTTACTTCCATTGCCGATTACCGCGGGAACAAGAAAATATTCATGCAGTTTTTTACCTGGATGGGCGCTATATCCTGCGGGATGCTGTATTTTTTCAATATCGATACGCTTGAACAAAGCATGATCTTTTTCGGACTGGCGGCGATAGGGTATAGCGGCGGCTTTGTTTTTTATAATTCGTACCTGCCCGAGATAGCCTCGCTGGATATGCAGGACAAGGTAAGCGCCAAAGGCTTTACTTACGGCTATATCGGCAGCGTTATTTTGCAGCTGATCTGCTTCTTTTTCGTGCTGGTAACACCTTTCGGTATGACACAGGGCTCCGCCTCGAAACTATCGTTCCTGCTGGTTGGCATCTGGTGGATCGGTTTTGCTTTTATCCCATTTATCATATTGCCCAAAGGCAGCCCGAATGCAAAAACACATACCCACGATATCCTGCGCGGCGGCTTTATCGAACTGGGCAAAGTATGGCGACAGGTTAAAAATATGCCCATCCTGAAACGTTATCTGCCGGCATTTTTCTTTTACTCCATGGGCGTACAAACCATTATGCTGGTAGCCGCCAGCTTTGCAGCAAAGGAACTGGGGATGGATAAAACGCAGCTCATCACTACCATCCTCATCATCCAGATAGTAGCGATAGGCGGTGCCACGCTGATGTCGAGATTGTCGGATAAACATGGTAATATCAAGGTGCTTGCGTGGGTGGTTGCCATTTGGATATTAGTTTGCATCGGGGCCTATTTTACGACAACCAATATTGAATTTTTTATACTGGCGGGTGTAGTAGGGCTGGTGATGGGGGGCATACAATCGTTGTCGCGCTCCACCTACTCGAAATTGATACCACAGGATATACCCGATTCGGCCTCGTTCTTCAGCTTTTATGACGTCGCCGAAAAGCTGGCCATTGTGGGCGGCATGTTCAGCTTTGGATTGATAGACGATCTTACCGGCAGCATGCGCAATTCGGCGCTGGTGTTATGCGTTTATTTCATAGTCGGGCTCATATTATTGTTGTCGCTGCTTAAGCTGACACGCAGGGCCGGCGTCGAAAACAAGTAA